One window of the Shewanella khirikhana genome contains the following:
- a CDS encoding phosphatase PAP2 family protein, which yields MKHWILLSLCLLSFVTQAKDSLETSGDALHYLLPATALGATLFYEEGNEGSWQLIKAAVAGRVITEGLKYTVEKERPDGSGDDAFPSGHTADTFMAATFIHQRYGWEYGVPAYALASYVGYTRIESDRHEIEDVLAGAAIGVLVGWYFTEPYEGVNIVPVVADNHVGLYISGRF from the coding sequence ATGAAACACTGGATACTGCTGAGCCTGTGTTTGTTGTCCTTTGTCACTCAGGCCAAGGACAGCCTGGAAACATCCGGTGATGCACTGCATTACCTGCTACCCGCAACCGCGCTGGGCGCCACTTTGTTTTATGAAGAAGGCAACGAAGGCTCGTGGCAACTTATCAAAGCTGCCGTGGCAGGTCGGGTCATTACCGAGGGGCTTAAATACACGGTGGAAAAAGAGCGCCCTGATGGTTCAGGGGATGATGCCTTTCCATCGGGTCATACCGCAGATACCTTTATGGCAGCTACCTTTATTCACCAGCGATATGGCTGGGAATATGGGGTACCGGCCTACGCGTTGGCAAGCTATGTGGGCTATACCCGGATTGAGAGTGACCGGCACGAGATTGAAGATGTGCTGGCCGGTGCTGCCATTGGGGTGCTGGTGGGTTGGTACTTTACCGAACCCTATGAAGGGGTAAACATAGTGCCTGTGGTGGCAGACAATCATGTTGGCCTTTACATCAGTGGCCGTTTTTAA